The DNA window CATTTACGTTGACAACCTTTAATGTTTTCAACTTACCTCAACAAATACCAATAAATAGAAATcctaaattaattaattatatagAAACATTAATAGCAGATATTGTAGatgataaattaattaatctGAGCTTGAGTTCTATAACGGTAGCAATAAttgaaatagaaaataataacgaaACGATTAAGGGAAAAACACACATTACTAATGACAATGTGattgttgaaaaatatattttagaCTTTCAAGAATTTCAgtatgataatattaaattatccAGTTCAcctaatgatgatgatgcgtgtggaaaagaaatgatATTTCAAGAGTTTAGAAGTAGTTTAAACAACTTTACAAACTTTATCAAAAATCTACCATATGGATTTAAAGACGGACAAGTGAAATTTAAAGTGTTTATTGAGTGTCTTGATC is part of the Saccharomycodes ludwigii strain NBRC 1722 chromosome III, whole genome shotgun sequence genome and encodes:
- the REV7 gene encoding Rev7p (similar to Saccharomyces cerevisiae YIL139C | REV7 | REVersionless); the encoded protein is MRDYLVIYLKCWINIILYYRNVYPLTSFTLTTFNVFNLPQQIPINRNPKLINYIETLIADIVDDKLINLSLSSITVAIIEIENNNETIKGKTHITNDNVIVEKYILDFQEFQYDNIKLSSSPNDDDACGKEMIFQEFRSSLNNFTNFIKNLPYGFKDGQVKFKVFIECLDQMLGLDPGRDVKFNWALRRKHELFHVNNNIEENFIFQDNENNIPVQNCKKSLGCCVIGENKVIYHLFESLK